In one window of Saprospiraceae bacterium DNA:
- a CDS encoding T9SS type A sorting domain-containing protein has product MRVHLLLKKAIILFFSLAAAFPSRSQVTISGKIVNVDTGNGLAEVNVQLASATDTLYQLTDDNGNYSFSVPAGVTYIVTPEKNDNPLVGIGTLDLVLVGKYILGEIPFTSPYQIIAADIDGSNSVEAEDTTALRKAILGIYEDVPKSWRFVPTNYVFPNPQDPFPFPESVVLENLSSDVGGVDFVGVQVGKIPFAGQGVSVMSGKITTPWGAPLVGFPVFLLDGSSNVVATAFTNNAGQYALVAPDGGTYFFKLHNPGNPLNGVTANDVDLINKHILGLEPLAAPYGLIAADVNRSNSVTTADVAQVNDLIGGEIAHFSSGLSWVFVDASDSFPNPINPFANQFFPAGSFTQLDFYAIKLGDVDGDALLDPASLGAYDWSPALIDGTLDVDDDGDCAGDAVSQTWLNWLVRAESNEGVFYKVVESVGSYNLPVPEGEYAVTLVSPSSLWEVCPPTANTVQASANSIVSVDFVAKKLSNCPFLEIDLAAPFLRRCFDNPYAVFYCNKGTAPAENVFIEIEFDPELSVVSSSSPWSSVNGNTYTFQVGNLDVGACGSFSVVVNVSCDAALGQTHCSEARIFPDTLCLPPDPAWSGANLEITGECLDGEVIFTIINTGDDMVNPVEYIVIEDIMIQVSGQTIFLSAGESQTITLPANGSTWRLELPQVPHHPWNTLITAAVEGCGENAGGTFSLGFVTLFPDGDEAPFVDVDCRENIGSFDPNDKQGFPRGVFEEHYIPKGTEIEYLIRFQNTGTDTAFTVMILDTLSPHLDVSTVRPGGSSHPYHFNVLGSGVLQFLFANIMLPDSNVNEPASNGYVKFSIKPHPELPNNTVIENRAGIFFDFNEPVITNRTWHTIGEKYLNVSTVVFRRGIQLNVYPNPTSERATFFLKSATPIAGTLRLLDLRGRLVRSQSFNANVFEMDAAGLLPGMYFFQLESKGGVVAAGKLVVQR; this is encoded by the coding sequence ATGCGCGTCCATCTACTTTTGAAAAAGGCGATTATTCTCTTCTTTTCGCTTGCAGCGGCTTTCCCGTCGCGGTCGCAGGTGACGATTTCCGGTAAAATTGTGAATGTTGACACTGGCAACGGGCTTGCCGAGGTGAATGTGCAGCTGGCCAGCGCCACCGACACACTTTATCAACTGACGGACGACAATGGCAATTATTCTTTTTCTGTGCCGGCGGGGGTTACTTACATCGTCACCCCTGAAAAAAACGATAATCCTTTGGTGGGCATTGGCACGCTGGATTTGGTGCTGGTCGGCAAATACATACTTGGAGAAATACCATTCACCTCGCCTTATCAAATCATCGCTGCTGATATTGACGGCTCGAACAGCGTGGAGGCGGAGGATACGACGGCGCTGCGGAAGGCGATTTTGGGCATCTACGAGGATGTGCCGAAGTCGTGGCGATTTGTGCCAACGAACTATGTGTTCCCAAATCCGCAAGACCCGTTTCCCTTCCCGGAGTCAGTGGTGTTGGAGAATCTTTCGAGCGATGTGGGGGGAGTGGATTTTGTGGGGGTGCAGGTGGGGAAGATACCGTTTGCGGGGCAAGGCGTGTCCGTCATGTCTGGCAAAATCACGACCCCGTGGGGCGCTCCATTGGTCGGCTTCCCCGTTTTTTTATTGGATGGCAGCTCTAACGTAGTGGCCACTGCCTTCACCAACAATGCAGGTCAATACGCGCTTGTCGCCCCCGATGGCGGCACTTATTTTTTCAAACTGCACAACCCCGGCAACCCGCTCAATGGCGTGACCGCCAACGACGTTGATTTGATAAACAAGCATATCCTCGGCCTCGAACCGCTGGCCGCGCCTTACGGGTTGATAGCCGCTGATGTGAATCGTTCCAATAGCGTCACTACTGCGGATGTGGCGCAGGTAAATGATTTGATTGGCGGGGAAATCGCCCATTTTTCATCGGGGCTTTCTTGGGTTTTTGTAGATGCGAGTGATTCTTTTCCCAACCCCATCAATCCGTTCGCAAACCAATTTTTTCCTGCCGGTTCTTTCACCCAACTCGATTTTTACGCTATCAAATTGGGCGACGTGGACGGCGATGCGCTGCTCGACCCGGCCAGTTTGGGGGCTTATGATTGGTCGCCTGCCCTCATTGATGGCACTTTGGACGTGGACGACGACGGCGATTGCGCGGGCGATGCCGTCAGTCAAACGTGGTTGAATTGGCTCGTGCGAGCAGAAAGCAACGAGGGCGTTTTTTACAAAGTGGTCGAGTCGGTTGGCTCTTACAACTTGCCTGTGCCGGAGGGCGAGTATGCCGTGACGCTCGTCAGCCCAAGCTCGCTTTGGGAGGTCTGCCCGCCAACAGCCAACACGGTGCAAGCCTCGGCAAACAGTATTGTCTCGGTGGATTTTGTTGCAAAAAAATTGAGCAACTGCCCCTTTCTCGAAATTGACCTTGCTGCCCCTTTTCTCCGTCGCTGCTTCGACAATCCCTACGCTGTCTTTTATTGCAACAAAGGCACGGCGCCTGCCGAAAATGTCTTTATCGAAATCGAGTTCGACCCCGAACTCTCGGTGGTGAGCAGCAGCAGCCCTTGGTCGTCGGTGAATGGGAACACTTACACTTTCCAAGTGGGCAACTTGGATGTGGGGGCGTGTGGCAGCTTCAGCGTGGTGGTGAACGTGAGTTGCGATGCCGCGTTGGGGCAAACCCATTGCTCGGAGGCGCGGATTTTCCCCGACACGCTTTGCCTGCCGCCCGACCCCGCATGGAGCGGCGCCAATTTGGAAATAACGGGCGAGTGCCTCGACGGCGAGGTGATTTTCACGATTATCAACACGGGCGACGATATGGTGAACCCGGTGGAATACATCGTCATCGAGGACATTATGATTCAAGTAAGCGGCCAAACTATCTTTTTGTCTGCCGGGGAAAGCCAGACCATCACCTTGCCCGCCAATGGCTCCACTTGGCGCCTCGAACTGCCTCAAGTGCCTCATCACCCCTGGAACACGCTCATCACGGCGGCGGTGGAAGGCTGCGGAGAAAATGCGGGCGGCACGTTTAGCCTCGGTTTTGTCACCCTTTTCCCCGACGGCGACGAGGCGCCTTTTGTGGACGTGGATTGCCGGGAAAACATCGGCTCCTTCGACCCGAACGACAAGCAGGGTTTCCCGCGCGGGGTGTTCGAGGAGCATTACATCCCGAAAGGCACCGAAATCGAGTACCTGATTCGTTTCCAAAACACGGGCACGGACACGGCTTTCACGGTGATGATACTCGACACGCTCTCGCCGCATCTCGATGTTTCCACCGTTCGTCCCGGCGGCAGCAGCCATCCCTACCATTTCAATGTGTTGGGTTCCGGCGTGTTGCAGTTTCTTTTTGCCAATATCATGCTCCCGGACAGCAACGTGAACGAGCCTGCCTCGAACGGCTATGTCAAGTTCAGCATCAAGCCCCACCCCGAGTTGCCCAACAATACGGTCATCGAAAATCGGGCGGGCATCTTTTTCGATTTCAACGAGCCGGTCATTACGAACCGCACTTGGCACACCATCGGCGAAAAGTATTTGAACGTCTCAACGGTGGTCTTCCGGCGCGGCATCCAACTCAACGTCTATCCCAACCCGACCTCCGAGCGGGCGACGTTTTTCCTCAAATCGGCCACACCGATAGCGGGCACCCTGCGCTTGCTTGATTTGCGGGGAAGATTGGTGCGCAGCCAGTCGTTCAATGCCAATGTGTTTGAAATGGACGCAGCGGGTTTGCTGCCGGGCATGTATTTTTTCCAGTTGGAATCGAAAGGCGGCGTGGTGGCTGCGGGGAAATTGGTAGTGCAGCGTTGA
- the paaZ gene encoding phenylacetic acid degradation bifunctional protein PaaZ, which translates to MSTMQKLENYILGSWQPGAGDGIPQYHALTGELISTASSEGLDYAAILEYGRKIGNPALRRLTFHERGRMLKALALYLLERKEKYYQVSHATGATRVDSWVDIEGGIGNLFANSSLRRRFPNETYYVEGETVRLSKENTFIGHHILVPKRGVAVHINAFNFPIWGMLEKIAVNLMAGVPAVVKPSEQTSFLTEAMVRDIIASGILPEGALQLVVGTGRGILDFAQSQDVVTFTGSAETGRKLRAHPAIIEHSVPFTMEADSLNAAILGEDAAPGTPEFDLFIKECRREIVTKAGQKCTAIRRIIVPENLLDEVQKALSKELAKTVIGDPALEGVRMGALINRQQLARVQEKLALLTKETPVVVGDLEAFEVVGAEREKGAFIPPVLLLNDKPFSKKLTHETECFGPVSTLMPYKSMSDAIELANMGKGSLVSTICTFEPKTMREYVLETAAFHGRIHILNRTSAKESTGHGSPMPLLVHGGPGRAGGGEEMGGMRGVLHYLQRTAIQGHPTDLTAVTNQYQVGGAQTETPVHPFKKHFEDLFVGETLVTAKHTVSEADIHNFANVSGDNFYAHMDETALEGTPFTRRVAHGYFVLSKAAGLFVDAKKGPVLLNYGLDECRFTKPVYPGMTIGVKLTVKEKIEQESLPPTPSEGGGVSVAAIPRGIVKWLVDVYDETGETVAIATILTMVRKRG; encoded by the coding sequence ATCTCCACCATGCAAAAACTCGAAAATTATATCCTCGGAAGCTGGCAGCCCGGCGCGGGCGACGGCATCCCCCAATATCACGCTCTCACAGGCGAACTCATCAGCACCGCCAGCAGCGAAGGGCTGGACTACGCCGCCATCCTCGAATACGGTCGCAAAATCGGCAACCCCGCCCTGCGCCGCCTCACCTTCCACGAGCGCGGGCGAATGCTCAAAGCATTGGCGCTCTATCTGTTGGAGCGGAAAGAAAAATACTACCAAGTCTCCCATGCGACCGGCGCGACCCGCGTGGATTCGTGGGTGGACATCGAGGGCGGCATCGGCAACCTGTTCGCCAACAGCAGTTTGCGGCGGCGTTTTCCCAACGAAACCTACTACGTCGAGGGCGAAACCGTGCGCCTCTCGAAGGAAAACACCTTCATCGGCCACCACATCCTCGTGCCGAAACGCGGTGTGGCCGTCCACATCAACGCTTTCAATTTCCCGATTTGGGGGATGCTGGAAAAAATCGCCGTCAACCTCATGGCGGGCGTTCCGGCGGTGGTGAAGCCCAGCGAGCAAACCTCGTTTTTGACCGAAGCCATGGTGCGCGACATCATCGCGTCGGGCATTTTGCCGGAAGGCGCCTTGCAACTCGTCGTCGGCACGGGGCGTGGCATCCTTGATTTTGCTCAAAGTCAAGACGTTGTGACCTTCACCGGCTCAGCGGAGACGGGCCGCAAACTGCGGGCGCACCCCGCCATCATCGAGCATTCCGTGCCGTTCACGATGGAAGCCGACTCTTTGAACGCCGCCATTTTGGGCGAAGATGCCGCGCCAGGAACGCCTGAATTTGACCTGTTTATTAAAGAATGCCGCCGCGAAATCGTGACCAAAGCGGGGCAAAAATGCACGGCGATTCGGCGCATCATTGTTCCTGAAAATCTGTTGGACGAAGTTCAAAAAGCCTTGTCGAAAGAGTTGGCAAAAACCGTCATTGGCGACCCGGCCTTGGAAGGTGTGCGCATGGGGGCGCTCATCAATCGCCAGCAACTCGCCCGTGTGCAGGAAAAACTGGCTTTGTTGACAAAAGAAACACCTGTCGTGGTCGGCGATTTGGAAGCCTTTGAGGTCGTCGGCGCGGAGCGGGAAAAGGGTGCGTTCATCCCGCCTGTTTTGCTTTTAAATGACAAACCTTTTTCCAAAAAACTGACCCACGAAACGGAGTGCTTCGGCCCTGTTTCCACGCTAATGCCTTACAAATCAATGAGCGACGCCATCGAACTGGCGAACATGGGCAAAGGCTCGCTCGTCTCCACCATTTGCACGTTCGAGCCGAAAACCATGCGCGAGTACGTGCTGGAAACGGCGGCGTTTCACGGGCGCATTCACATTTTGAATCGAACTTCAGCGAAAGAAAGCACGGGGCACGGCTCGCCGATGCCTTTGCTCGTGCACGGCGGCCCCGGTCGCGCAGGCGGCGGCGAGGAAATGGGCGGGATGCGCGGCGTGTTGCACTACCTCCAGCGCACGGCCATTCAAGGCCACCCGACCGACCTCACGGCAGTGACGAACCAGTACCAAGTCGGCGGCGCGCAAACTGAAACGCCTGTTCACCCGTTCAAAAAACACTTCGAGGATTTGTTTGTCGGCGAAACGCTTGTCACGGCCAAACACACGGTCTCAGAGGCGGATATCCACAATTTCGCCAACGTCAGCGGCGACAATTTTTACGCCCACATGGACGAAACGGCGCTCGAAGGCACGCCTTTCACCCGCCGCGTGGCGCACGGTTATTTCGTCCTTTCCAAGGCCGCCGGCCTTTTCGTGGATGCCAAAAAAGGCCCTGTATTGCTGAATTACGGCCTTGACGAATGTCGTTTCACCAAACCCGTCTATCCCGGCATGACGATTGGCGTGAAGCTGACGGTGAAAGAAAAAATCGAACAGGAGAGCCTCCCCCCGACCCCCTCCGAAGGAGGGGGAGTGAGCGTGGCGGCCATCCCGCGCGGCATCGTCAAATGGCTCGTGGATGTGTACGACGAAACAGGCGAGACGGTGGCGATTGCGACGATTTTGACGATGGTGCGGAAAAGGGGGTAA
- a CDS encoding putative toxin-antitoxin system toxin component, PIN family — translation MRIVLDTNVFLVSLSPFSQYAPIFDAFLTGRFTLLLSNEVITEYEEVIAQRYDRKTVQDVLRLLVSIQNAGLITPHYRWKLIINDPDDDKFVDLAVAGNADFIVTNDKHFKVLEQISFPLVKTISAEEFLEMLAAL, via the coding sequence ATGCGCATCGTGTTGGATACCAATGTGTTTTTGGTTTCACTCTCGCCTTTTTCGCAATACGCGCCAATTTTTGATGCATTCCTGACTGGGCGTTTTACGCTCTTGCTCAGCAACGAGGTAATTACAGAATATGAAGAAGTCATCGCCCAACGATACGACCGCAAGACCGTTCAGGACGTGTTGCGCTTGCTGGTTTCTATTCAAAATGCCGGGCTAATCACGCCGCACTATCGTTGGAAACTAATAATCAATGACCCGGACGACGACAAGTTCGTGGACTTAGCGGTTGCTGGAAATGCCGATTTTATAGTTACAAATGACAAACATTTCAAGGTTTTGGAGCAAATATCTTTCCCGCTTGTTAAAACGATATCCGCCGAAGAATTTTTGGAAATGCTCGCCGCGCTGTAA
- a CDS encoding Uma2 family endonuclease: MTTTAALNEYEIERGKPMPDKNHAFVQARLLLNTQVKYEGTYTILPELTLGLPIRERVPDLAIYPPMDFVPGDNEIRMTEIPLGVVEILFAKQDLSELMVKRAEYFSAGVKSYWLALPDLKTIYVFYSPEDYNIYSGKDILKDKKLDIELDLGEIFK; the protein is encoded by the coding sequence ATGACAACTACCGCTGCGCTTAACGAGTACGAAATCGAACGCGGAAAGCCCATGCCAGACAAAAATCACGCCTTCGTCCAAGCCCGACTTCTCCTCAATACTCAAGTCAAGTATGAAGGCACATACACGATACTGCCTGAGTTAACGCTTGGCTTGCCCATTCGGGAACGAGTACCCGATCTCGCCATCTACCCTCCAATGGATTTCGTTCCCGGCGACAACGAAATTCGCATGACCGAAATCCCGCTCGGAGTCGTCGAGATTCTTTTCGCCAAGCAGGATTTGTCGGAACTCATGGTGAAACGCGCCGAGTATTTTTCTGCCGGGGTGAAATCCTATTGGCTGGCGCTCCCTGACTTGAAAACGATTTACGTCTTTTATTCCCCCGAAGACTACAACATCTACTCCGGCAAAGACATTTTGAAAGACAAAAAATTGGACATCGAACTCGATTTGGGAGAGATTTTCAAATAG
- a CDS encoding DUF3592 domain-containing protein produces MELRDKIWLGFCGMFAFVGTMFLIIGWSHWQSTYRIVRNGVQTQGIVVENVRKQRRGVQPQTTSRAPVVQFFTATGERKLYYSQTYTTPVSHQVGETVAIWYLPDAPNQATLNGVDAWIFPVVFGLFGVAAALIGYPALLKFLFRKIFSNT; encoded by the coding sequence ATGGAACTTAGAGACAAAATCTGGCTCGGCTTCTGCGGGATGTTTGCCTTCGTCGGCACCATGTTCCTCATCATCGGTTGGAGCCATTGGCAATCCACCTACCGCATCGTCCGCAACGGCGTGCAGACGCAGGGCATCGTCGTCGAAAACGTCCGAAAACAGCGACGCGGCGTGCAGCCGCAAACAACTTCCCGGGCACCGGTCGTGCAGTTTTTCACGGCCACCGGCGAGCGAAAACTGTATTATTCCCAAACCTACACCACGCCCGTCTCGCATCAAGTCGGCGAAACGGTCGCTATTTGGTACCTGCCCGACGCTCCAAATCAGGCGACGCTCAACGGCGTGGATGCGTGGATTTTCCCGGTCGTGTTTGGTCTTTTTGGCGTGGCGGCGGCGCTCATCGGATACCCGGCGCTGCTTAAGTTTCTTTTCCGAAAAATTTTTTCAAACACCTGA
- a CDS encoding Uma2 family endonuclease — protein sequence MNGQTAVAPNAPAKKNKPKERLYTIEEYLAMEETSLVNHEFDNGKLIPMAGGTPTHSEIKASVVMALGILARQSKKSCRVFNSDIRIYLPVFKKGVMPDAAVVVGKTDFSIEHPVGLLLNPTLIVEVLSDGTESYDRGEKFARYRTLPSLEEYVLVSQNAPRVETFVKQDGRWFINETAEGLDAKVELFALGVKLPLKEIYWNVSFEEEKPNKKRAKKK from the coding sequence ATGAACGGACAGACGGCAGTCGCGCCAAATGCGCCGGCGAAAAAAAACAAGCCGAAAGAGCGGCTCTACACCATCGAGGAGTACCTCGCGATGGAAGAGACTTCATTGGTAAACCATGAATTTGATAACGGAAAACTGATACCTATGGCAGGCGGAACTCCCACTCACAGCGAAATAAAAGCATCGGTTGTCATGGCGTTAGGAATATTGGCACGGCAATCGAAAAAGTCATGTCGGGTTTTCAACAGCGACATTCGCATTTATCTGCCTGTTTTTAAAAAAGGCGTGATGCCCGACGCGGCGGTCGTAGTGGGTAAAACCGACTTTTCAATCGAACACCCCGTCGGCTTGCTTCTGAACCCCACACTCATCGTTGAAGTGCTTTCCGACGGCACAGAATCCTACGACCGGGGCGAGAAATTTGCCCGTTACCGCACCCTGCCTTCGTTGGAAGAATATGTATTGGTGTCGCAAAACGCTCCCCGCGTGGAGACTTTCGTGAAGCAAGACGGCAGATGGTTCATCAATGAAACCGCCGAGGGCTTGGACGCAAAAGTGGAATTGTTCGCGTTGGGCGTGAAGTTGCCGTTGAAAGAGATTTATTGGAACGTTTCTTTTGAAGAAGAAAAGCCTAATAAGAAGCGAGCGAAGAAGAAGTAA
- a CDS encoding AlkZ family DNA glycosylase has protein sequence MLQSEIASFRLQNQLITHSSFTQPKEVAAWLGAMQAQDYTHAKWAIGLRIPGSTDADIEAALDRGDIVRTHVLRPTWHFAAAEDIRWMLALSAPQVKSATVAMNKQLGLDEALFKKTNTLIAKALEGGKQLTREELMAELAKSGIVANNSQATHIMFEAELDAIVCNGSRRGKQQTYALLDERIPPGKILARPDAIAELARRYFTSHAPASLTDFQWWSGLRAADARVGLEAMQPFLTKEIVENQTLWLPNDFKPKPASPLNVHLLPAFDEFLVSYTDRRASLHASRKAQTITGNGIFKPVVAVNGWVKGIWKRTFKKDSVVIEKEMYETLTAAEQEAFEAAAKRFESFVFQNKTI, from the coding sequence ATGCTTCAATCGGAAATCGCCTCTTTCAGGCTTCAAAACCAACTCATTACGCACTCGTCTTTCACCCAACCGAAAGAAGTGGCCGCTTGGCTCGGCGCGATGCAAGCGCAGGATTACACCCACGCCAAATGGGCGATTGGCCTGCGCATCCCCGGCTCCACCGATGCCGACATCGAGGCCGCGCTTGACCGGGGCGACATCGTGCGCACCCACGTCCTGCGCCCGACTTGGCATTTCGCTGCCGCCGAAGACATTCGTTGGATGCTGGCACTATCCGCGCCACAGGTCAAATCTGCTACTGTCGCCATGAACAAGCAACTTGGATTGGACGAGGCGCTATTCAAAAAAACCAACACGCTTATTGCCAAAGCTCTGGAAGGCGGCAAGCAACTGACCCGCGAAGAACTCATGGCCGAATTGGCAAAATCGGGCATCGTTGCCAACAATTCGCAGGCTACCCATATCATGTTCGAGGCGGAATTAGACGCCATCGTCTGCAACGGCTCGCGACGCGGCAAACAGCAGACCTACGCGCTGCTCGACGAGCGCATCCCGCCCGGCAAAATACTCGCTCGACCCGATGCCATCGCCGAACTTGCCCGACGCTATTTCACAAGTCATGCACCCGCGTCGCTAACCGATTTTCAATGGTGGTCGGGCTTGCGGGCTGCCGACGCACGGGTGGGTTTGGAAGCGATGCAGCCGTTTTTGACAAAAGAAATTGTCGAAAATCAGACGCTCTGGCTGCCCAATGATTTCAAGCCCAAGCCTGCTTCGCCTCTGAACGTGCATCTGCTGCCAGCTTTTGATGAGTTTTTGGTGAGCTACACCGACCGCCGCGCCTCGCTCCATGCTTCCCGAAAGGCGCAAACCATCACGGGCAACGGCATTTTCAAGCCCGTCGTGGCAGTGAACGGCTGGGTGAAAGGCATCTGGAAACGGACCTTCAAAAAGGACTCGGTTGTGATTGAGAAAGAGATGTACGAGACGCTGACGGCTGCCGAGCAGGAGGCTTTTGAAGCGGCGGCGAAGCGATTTGAATCCTTTGTTTTTCAAAACAAAACCATCTAA